A single region of the Bacillus thermozeamaize genome encodes:
- a CDS encoding metal-binding protein has protein sequence MKIITRPLGMWQTNFYLLVNEATNEAVVIDPGYGEDQILSLIKPYQVKAILLTHAHLDHIGGLAATKEATGAPIYIHEAVKDWLIDPRLNMSVSFGQPIDGPPADELLYDGQRLALAGWELEVRHTPGHTPGCVSFVANDVVFAGDTLFQGSIGRTDFPGGDFDQLARSIREKLYTLPDETVVYPGHGPATTIGEEKRYNPFVRA, from the coding sequence ATGAAAATCATCACCCGGCCTTTGGGAATGTGGCAAACCAATTTTTATCTGCTGGTCAACGAAGCGACCAACGAGGCGGTGGTTATTGATCCCGGTTACGGGGAAGATCAGATCTTGTCGCTGATCAAACCGTATCAGGTCAAAGCGATTTTGCTCACGCACGCCCATTTGGATCACATTGGCGGCCTGGCGGCGACCAAGGAAGCGACGGGTGCCCCGATATACATCCATGAAGCGGTCAAGGATTGGCTGATTGACCCCAGGCTCAACATGTCGGTATCGTTTGGCCAACCGATTGATGGGCCGCCCGCAGACGAACTGCTGTACGATGGGCAGCGGCTGGCATTGGCAGGATGGGAGCTGGAGGTTCGGCATACCCCCGGACACACGCCGGGATGCGTCTCCTTTGTCGCCAATGACGTCGTTTTTGCGGGAGACACGTTGTTTCAAGGTTCCATTGGCCGGACCGATTTTCCGGGAGGCGACTTTGACCAATTGGCCCGTTCGATTCGGGAAAAGCTGTACACCCTGCCTGATGAGACCGTCGTTTATCCCGGCCATGGTCCAGCCACAACCATCGGAGAAGAAAAACGGTACAACCCGTTTGTCCGTGCATAA
- a CDS encoding alkyl hydroperoxide reductase encodes MPSYEDDLPRFEEYDTQVLGISVDSIPSHEAWQKSLGGITYPLLSDFYPHGAVAEKYGVLRDEGMSERALFIIDKEGIIRFIDVHPIDQLPDNEELFEVLRKL; translated from the coding sequence ATGCCTTCATACGAGGACGATCTGCCTCGTTTTGAAGAGTATGATACCCAAGTTTTGGGTATTAGCGTTGACAGCATTCCCAGTCATGAAGCTTGGCAGAAGTCGCTTGGCGGCATCACCTATCCGCTTCTTTCAGACTTTTATCCGCACGGCGCAGTGGCCGAAAAATACGGTGTTCTTAGGGATGAGGGGATGAGTGAGCGGGCTCTCTTTATCATCGACAAAGAGGGAATTATCCGCTTCATCGACGTGCATCCCATCGATCAGCTGCCGGACAACGAGGAGTTGTTTGAAGTCCTTCGCAAGCTGTAA
- a CDS encoding cobalamin biosynthesis protein CbiM (catalyzes the ATP-dependent transport of cobalt) has translation MKRSGFWLLLSLGLTVFFFTASPQEAHAMHIMEGFLPLHWSLFWYAMFLPFFFLGLRSLARVVREHPDAKLFLGLAGAFAFVLSALKMPSVTGSSSHPTGMGLGALLFGPPAMTVLGSLVLLFQALFLAHGGVTTLGANGFSMAVAGPFVAYGFFHLIRKAGGNQKLAVFAAAALGNLSTYVVTSFQLALAFPDATGGVMAAFLKFAGIFAVTQVPLAISEGILTVLVWNWLVAQPTRELRTLPIFQREALEK, from the coding sequence GTGAAGCGATCTGGTTTTTGGTTGCTATTGTCGCTGGGTTTGACCGTGTTTTTCTTCACGGCGTCGCCGCAGGAGGCCCATGCCATGCACATCATGGAGGGGTTTTTGCCGCTTCACTGGAGCCTTTTCTGGTACGCCATGTTTTTGCCCTTTTTCTTCCTGGGGCTGCGTTCCCTGGCGCGGGTGGTGAGGGAGCATCCGGATGCCAAACTGTTTCTCGGGTTGGCCGGTGCCTTTGCCTTTGTTCTCTCGGCGTTGAAAATGCCGTCGGTCACCGGCAGCAGCTCTCATCCCACAGGGATGGGGCTTGGGGCATTGTTGTTCGGACCGCCGGCGATGACGGTTCTGGGGAGTCTGGTTTTGCTGTTTCAGGCCTTGTTCCTGGCGCACGGGGGGGTGACCACGCTGGGAGCCAATGGGTTTTCGATGGCGGTTGCCGGTCCGTTTGTCGCATACGGCTTTTTTCATCTTATCCGGAAAGCGGGCGGGAATCAAAAGCTGGCTGTTTTTGCAGCCGCAGCGCTGGGGAACCTTTCCACCTATGTGGTCACGTCATTTCAGCTGGCATTGGCCTTCCCGGACGCAACGGGCGGGGTAATGGCCGCATTCCTCAAATTTGCGGGCATATTTGCCGTGACACAGGTACCGCTGGCGATCAGCGAAGGGATTTTAACGGTGTTGGTCTGGAACTGGCTGGTGGCGCAACCAACGCGGGAACTGCGGACCCTGCCCATCTTCCAAAGAGAGGCGTTGGAGAAATAG
- a CDS encoding cobalt ABC transporter substrate-binding protein CbiN, translating to MKRNGWKTNAALVGLLVALVAGPLWLIKSKDFSGADAQATEAISQMAPDYRPWFEPLFAPPGSEVESFLFALQAGIGAAVIGYIAGLLRGRMERERTRGGSDQ from the coding sequence ATGAAGCGGAATGGATGGAAGACAAACGCGGCGCTCGTCGGATTGCTCGTGGCGTTGGTGGCGGGCCCGCTGTGGCTCATCAAGAGTAAAGACTTTAGCGGAGCCGATGCGCAGGCGACCGAGGCGATCAGCCAGATGGCCCCGGATTATCGGCCGTGGTTTGAGCCGTTGTTTGCGCCGCCTGGCTCGGAGGTGGAGAGTTTCCTGTTTGCGTTGCAGGCAGGGATTGGCGCGGCTGTCATCGGGTACATCGCCGGCTTGCTGCGGGGCCGGATGGAAAGAGAACGGACGCGGGGCGGATCGGACCAGTGA
- a CDS encoding cobalt ECF transporter T component CbiQ — protein MRLHMDTLAYTNRLRGLPPEQKLLFACGTLLIALLGHPLVQAGVFLWMSGWIVAYARIPLKTYGGLLSVISAFLMMSLPALCVSWMPARQMPAAVADVWAGIRLGAYTIYLSHTGVAQALQVALRAAAAVSCLSFVLLTVPFAELLQVMRRMRVPPLLTELLLVMYRFVFVLLETAEQIWIAQVSRGGYRGFRQGMSDLGRLIVKLFVRTNERVQQLATGLSARGFTGQLQVVSAVGYQPSRRYAVEAMAGWLLLLSLEWWLRTHGG, from the coding sequence GTGAGGTTGCACATGGATACCCTGGCCTATACCAATCGCTTGCGGGGACTGCCGCCCGAACAGAAGCTTCTTTTTGCCTGTGGAACGTTGTTGATTGCGCTTCTCGGCCATCCTCTTGTGCAGGCGGGCGTGTTTTTGTGGATGAGCGGCTGGATCGTGGCATATGCCAGAATCCCGTTGAAAACGTATGGCGGTTTGTTGAGCGTGATCTCCGCATTTTTAATGATGAGTTTGCCGGCCTTGTGCGTCTCATGGATGCCGGCACGACAAATGCCGGCCGCCGTTGCCGATGTCTGGGCCGGAATTCGCTTGGGAGCGTACACCATATACCTCAGCCACACGGGCGTGGCGCAGGCGCTGCAAGTGGCCCTCCGCGCAGCGGCCGCCGTTTCCTGCCTCTCTTTTGTCTTGTTGACGGTGCCTTTTGCCGAGCTGTTGCAGGTCATGCGCAGGATGCGCGTGCCACCGTTGTTGACGGAGCTGCTGCTGGTGATGTACCGGTTTGTCTTTGTCCTGCTGGAGACAGCGGAACAGATTTGGATTGCCCAAGTGTCCCGCGGCGGATACCGGGGATTTCGCCAGGGGATGAGCGACCTGGGGCGGCTGATCGTCAAGCTGTTTGTCCGTACCAACGAGCGGGTTCAACAGTTGGCGACGGGGCTGTCCGCCCGGGGTTTCACGGGCCAGTTGCAGGTGGTCAGCGCGGTTGGTTATCAACCTTCCCGCCGCTATGCGGTGGAAGCGATGGCCGGCTGGCTTCTGCTGTTGTCCCTGGAATGGTGGTTGAGGACCCATGGTGGATGA
- a CDS encoding cobalt ABC transporter ATP-binding protein produces MIEWLLEFEEVHFAYPGAAEKALHGLSIRVPPRKKCVLLGRNGCGKSTFLLHANGICRPQRGVVRWRGQAFRYERKWLAEIRRKVGLLLQDPEQQFVAGTVAEDISYGLCNLGLAEAEVKRRVSDILEQFELVRFAQHPLHQLSLGQKKWVALAGVMAVEPELLLLDEPTASLDPFHEKRLLAELDRLHEAGTTILMATHDLDLALAWGEWIFVMDQGRLVLEGPPEEVFSQREVLTAIRLGVPLLAEVWLVLKETLGQTWAVPVRGMPRTVEELRRFLPASLDGTNRDAEEG; encoded by the coding sequence ATGATTGAGTGGTTGTTGGAGTTTGAGGAGGTGCACTTTGCCTATCCAGGAGCGGCGGAGAAGGCGCTGCACGGTTTGAGCATCCGCGTTCCCCCGCGGAAGAAGTGTGTCCTGCTGGGGCGTAACGGGTGCGGCAAATCGACGTTCTTGTTGCACGCCAACGGCATTTGCCGTCCGCAACGCGGAGTGGTGAGGTGGCGCGGACAGGCGTTCCGTTATGAGCGCAAATGGCTGGCGGAGATTCGCCGCAAGGTGGGACTCCTGCTGCAAGATCCCGAGCAGCAGTTTGTGGCTGGTACCGTCGCGGAGGATATTTCTTACGGCCTCTGCAACCTGGGGTTGGCGGAAGCGGAGGTGAAACGGCGTGTTTCAGACATTCTGGAACAATTTGAGCTTGTCCGCTTTGCCCAACATCCTCTCCATCAGTTGAGCCTGGGGCAGAAGAAGTGGGTTGCCCTGGCAGGGGTCATGGCGGTGGAACCGGAATTGCTGTTGCTGGACGAACCCACCGCCTCCTTGGATCCGTTCCATGAGAAACGCTTGCTTGCGGAATTGGATCGCCTGCACGAAGCGGGGACGACCATTCTCATGGCCACGCACGATCTGGATCTGGCGCTGGCGTGGGGAGAGTGGATCTTTGTCATGGATCAGGGCCGGTTGGTGTTGGAAGGCCCGCCCGAAGAGGTGTTCAGCCAACGGGAGGTGTTGACGGCGATCCGGCTCGGCGTGCCGCTGCTGGCGGAAGTCTGGCTGGTGCTGAAGGAAACGCTGGGTCAAACATGGGCCGTTCCGGTGCGGGGGATGCCCCGCACGGTGGAGGAGTTGCGGCGGTTTTTGCCGGCAAGCCTGGACGGGACAAACAGAGATGCGGAGGAGGGATGA